The following proteins come from a genomic window of Nostoc sp. ATCC 53789:
- a CDS encoding DUF1796 family putative cysteine peptidase, with protein MYRFQISAYTQTGESIGLVGSTPELGLWEIKKCIHLRTSGDRYPLWWTDIEIQELGGQQRVEYKYVRLDVNGNARWESLLDTNRWIPIDSKDHSSTIVVDDGAFGYLQPYPFGYIEKSTVKMPVEERAERLKIVVIGSSVALGHKAWFLKGWVWLLAQALEQKYGHQLVNVSEVGANVSRTIARFPWFVTPEKPDIVIIALSLGNEGLAYCPPHERRAVQRRFESGLQQLVKMTRDIGAIPILGGVYPNGDYSLEHYSLIRDTHKRMLSWGVPVLDWLAAVDDGQGRWKAGTSFDPAHPNTVGHSLMYEQIDHHLFDINKDALAKEKQRFQQPNEFPIYFDNSGFHVSVCMEEKHLRIVNSSAYSYTIAPYWQELQTALQSKAGLISGIYIAKNTQTGTLPFLAVEDGAIATTVNIPPGADLEYSAAFNLFLPNNSQVLFYDGHLGILQADERHLWIINESDNEYNIQPMWTEVCNALKAMPSGVYEDPLYPDTPFRTMMIGKDGLESRVKAPPKSAVFFQYKCQLSDISRVAILPLGDRCAVRMMLYKMEYDGPAFPFDLTRATNIADVADAIENGFYDMWNPAFLHYSQDAGRIYHSKWSGLSFAHEVEETDDPSNDMSPIHERMRVRYTARSERFWYALRHCDKVLFVRTGISDRGGVIDLVNKLEKQCQGKPFHLLLLSPQGDDEFLDLPNVLHYNVEFNPDRMYDDLGHWMYCTEVMREILKSLGVSSKNLFWCPPKIPKGWEIR; from the coding sequence ATGTATCGATTCCAGATCAGTGCATACACGCAAACAGGTGAATCCATCGGTCTGGTCGGTTCTACTCCAGAGTTGGGACTGTGGGAAATTAAAAAATGTATCCACCTGCGTACAAGTGGCGATCGCTATCCTCTATGGTGGACAGATATTGAAATTCAAGAGTTAGGCGGTCAACAGAGAGTTGAATACAAGTACGTCCGCCTCGATGTCAACGGCAATGCTCGATGGGAGAGCTTACTAGATACAAACCGATGGATACCGATTGATTCTAAGGATCATTCCAGCACAATTGTTGTGGATGATGGTGCATTCGGTTATTTACAGCCTTACCCCTTTGGATACATTGAGAAATCAACTGTCAAGATGCCCGTAGAAGAAAGGGCTGAGAGACTCAAAATTGTGGTCATTGGCAGTTCCGTCGCATTAGGTCATAAAGCCTGGTTTTTGAAAGGTTGGGTCTGGTTGTTAGCACAGGCTTTAGAGCAAAAATATGGGCATCAACTGGTAAATGTATCGGAGGTAGGGGCGAATGTCAGCAGAACGATCGCTCGATTCCCCTGGTTTGTCACCCCAGAAAAACCAGATATTGTGATTATTGCTTTGTCTTTAGGCAATGAAGGGTTAGCCTACTGTCCCCCTCACGAACGGCGGGCGGTACAACGGCGGTTTGAAAGTGGCTTGCAGCAGCTTGTGAAAATGACGCGCGACATCGGAGCAATCCCGATTTTAGGCGGAGTCTATCCCAACGGTGATTATTCCCTGGAACATTACTCGCTGATCCGAGACACACACAAACGAATGCTCAGTTGGGGCGTACCTGTATTGGATTGGTTGGCAGCTGTAGATGATGGACAAGGACGATGGAAAGCGGGGACATCCTTCGATCCGGCTCACCCGAATACAGTCGGTCATAGCCTAATGTATGAGCAGATCGACCATCATTTATTCGATATCAACAAAGACGCATTAGCAAAAGAAAAACAACGCTTCCAGCAACCGAATGAATTTCCCATCTACTTTGATAATAGTGGCTTTCATGTCTCTGTCTGTATGGAAGAGAAGCATTTACGGATCGTTAATTCATCGGCATACAGCTACACGATCGCTCCCTATTGGCAGGAACTACAAACTGCACTGCAAAGTAAGGCTGGATTGATATCAGGTATTTACATTGCGAAGAATACCCAGACGGGGACGCTGCCTTTCTTGGCTGTAGAGGATGGCGCGATCGCAACTACAGTAAATATCCCCCCTGGCGCAGACTTAGAATATAGCGCTGCCTTCAATCTTTTTTTGCCAAACAACTCACAAGTTTTGTTCTATGACGGGCATCTGGGGATTTTGCAAGCGGACGAACGCCACCTCTGGATAATCAACGAATCAGATAACGAGTACAATATCCAACCGATGTGGACGGAAGTTTGCAACGCACTTAAAGCCATGCCATCGGGTGTTTATGAAGATCCGCTTTATCCTGACACTCCCTTTCGTACCATGATGATTGGCAAAGATGGGCTAGAAAGCCGGGTGAAAGCACCACCTAAGTCTGCGGTGTTTTTCCAATACAAATGTCAGTTATCGGATATCAGCCGTGTGGCAATTCTTCCCCTTGGCGATCGCTGTGCCGTCCGCATGATGTTGTATAAGATGGAGTACGATGGGCCCGCCTTTCCGTTCGATCTAACGCGCGCGACTAATATTGCAGATGTTGCGGATGCGATCGAAAACGGTTTTTATGATATGTGGAACCCTGCCTTCCTGCACTACAGCCAGGATGCAGGTAGAATCTACCATAGTAAGTGGTCGGGTCTATCCTTTGCCCATGAAGTCGAGGAGACAGACGATCCAAGCAACGATATGTCTCCCATCCATGAACGGATGCGCGTTCGATACACAGCACGTTCTGAAAGGTTTTGGTACGCATTGCGGCACTGCGACAAAGTGCTTTTCGTCCGCACAGGAATTAGCGATCGCGGTGGTGTGATAGATTTAGTCAACAAGCTAGAAAAACAATGCCAGGGGAAACCATTTCATCTCTTGCTTCTTTCTCCTCAAGGCGATGATGAGTTTTTAGACCTTCCCAATGTGCTGCACTACAATGTCGAGTTTAATCCCGATCGTATGTATGACGATTTGGGGCATTGGATGTATTGCACAGAGGTGATGCGAGAAATTCTGAAATCCCTTGGTGTGTCTAGTAAAAACCTCTTTTGGTGTCCGCCTAAAATACCGAAGGGGTGGGAAATTAGGTAG
- a CDS encoding alpha/beta hydrolase — protein sequence MSLFCLVHGAFQGAWCWDLLIPYLEAQGHKTVAMDLPIEDASASLSQFADVVLQALPKTDDDIVLVGHSMAGTVIPLVAEVRQVRQLVFLTALIPYPGTSTLEQFSHHLDSDSLKSLNYEPKESHQLEQFDDEPYMFHPVSAGKNFSDEAVLMEFFYQDCQPDVMRWALSKGRSQQSMAYIFEVNPLNALPKVEYKYIFCNDDLIISPAWSHYAARKRLGVDAIELPGGHCPHLSRPAHLASVLTK from the coding sequence ATGAGTCTTTTTTGTCTAGTTCATGGCGCTTTTCAAGGCGCTTGGTGTTGGGATTTGTTAATTCCTTATTTAGAAGCGCAAGGTCACAAAACAGTAGCAATGGATTTGCCAATTGAAGATGCGTCTGCAAGTTTATCGCAATTTGCAGATGTAGTATTGCAAGCGCTTCCAAAAACTGATGATGATATTGTCCTGGTTGGTCACTCAATGGCTGGTACTGTTATTCCCCTTGTTGCAGAAGTGCGTCAAGTACGTCAACTGGTATTCCTTACCGCGCTTATTCCATACCCAGGAACTAGTACACTTGAGCAATTTTCTCATCATCTCGATTCTGATAGCCTCAAATCATTAAATTACGAACCAAAAGAGTCACATCAACTCGAACAATTTGATGATGAACCTTATATGTTTCATCCTGTTTCTGCTGGAAAAAACTTTTCAGACGAAGCAGTATTGATGGAATTTTTCTATCAAGATTGTCAGCCGGATGTAATGCGCTGGGCACTCTCAAAAGGACGTTCGCAGCAATCAATGGCATATATTTTTGAGGTTAATCCCCTGAATGCTTTACCAAAAGTAGAGTATAAATATATTTTTTGTAATGATGACCTGATAATCTCTCCTGCATGGTCACACTACGCTGCACGTAAGCGCTTGGGAGTTGATGCCATAGAACTGCCTGGAGGACATTGCCCACACTTGTCTCGTCCTGCTCATCTTGCCTCAGTATTAACTAAATGA
- a CDS encoding acyl-CoA synthetase — MNLPLIIRAEEHSEKIAITTTDGSFTYRDLLHTSSQIATSLLQNTEDLQEERVAFLIPPGFEYVATQWGIWRAGGIAVPLCVSHPRPELEYVITNSGASIIVAHPNFEGILRSLPPQASLAEEHNLRFILTSETLPSNIARLPEVDITRRALILYTSGTTGKPKGVVTTHQNIQAQVTSLITAWEWTSSDRILHILPLHHIHGIINVLTCALWAGAECHLLSKFDTETVWRRICDGNLTLFMAVPTIYVKLITAWENASKERQKTMSEGCAKMRLMVSGSAALPVQVLEKWQNISGHFLLERYGMTEIGMALSNPLHGERLAGYVGKPLPEVEVRLVDENGLVPTGTPGEIQVKGPGVFLEYWQNPEATAKAFQDGWFCTGDTAVIENGSYRILGRMSVDIIKTGGYKVSALEIEEVLRSHPNIQECAVVGVADIEWGERVCAALVLQGSQPLTLESFRSWAKERLAVYKVPTQILIVEELPRNAMGKVTKPTVVELFK, encoded by the coding sequence GTGAATCTCCCATTGATTATTCGTGCTGAAGAACACAGCGAGAAAATAGCTATCACTACAACAGATGGATCATTTACCTATCGGGATTTGCTCCACACTTCCAGTCAAATAGCAACAAGTCTTCTTCAGAATACAGAAGATTTACAAGAGGAGCGAGTCGCCTTCCTCATCCCACCTGGATTTGAGTATGTAGCTACTCAATGGGGGATTTGGCGTGCTGGTGGAATAGCTGTACCTCTGTGTGTTTCCCATCCGCGCCCAGAATTGGAGTATGTAATTACCAATTCTGGAGCATCGATTATTGTTGCTCATCCTAATTTTGAGGGTATACTGCGTAGTTTACCGCCGCAGGCATCGCTCGCCGAAGAACACAATTTGCGATTTATCCTCACCTCAGAAACGCTTCCATCTAATATTGCTCGTCTCCCAGAGGTAGATATTACTAGACGCGCCTTAATTCTCTACACTAGCGGTACAACAGGTAAACCTAAGGGTGTAGTTACTACTCATCAAAATATTCAAGCGCAAGTGACTAGCTTAATCACCGCTTGGGAATGGACATCTAGCGATCGCATTTTACATATACTGCCACTACATCATATTCATGGAATTATTAACGTACTCACTTGTGCTTTATGGGCAGGTGCAGAGTGCCATTTATTGAGCAAATTTGATACCGAAACTGTTTGGAGGCGAATTTGTGACGGTAACTTAACCTTATTTATGGCAGTACCAACGATTTATGTAAAGCTCATTACCGCTTGGGAAAATGCCTCTAAAGAACGTCAAAAAACCATGTCAGAAGGCTGTGCTAAGATGCGCCTGATGGTTTCCGGTTCGGCAGCATTACCGGTTCAAGTTTTAGAAAAGTGGCAAAATATTAGCGGCCATTTTCTGCTTGAGCGGTATGGGATGACTGAAATCGGTATGGCGCTATCGAACCCTTTACACGGTGAACGGTTGGCTGGATATGTAGGAAAGCCTCTACCTGAAGTTGAAGTGAGATTAGTTGATGAGAACGGATTAGTCCCAACAGGAACACCAGGAGAGATCCAAGTTAAAGGCCCCGGAGTGTTTCTTGAATATTGGCAAAACCCCGAAGCAACTGCCAAAGCCTTTCAAGATGGCTGGTTCTGTACTGGAGATACCGCCGTCATTGAGAACGGTAGCTACCGCATTTTGGGGCGGATGAGTGTGGATATTATCAAAACCGGAGGCTATAAAGTTTCAGCTTTGGAAATTGAAGAAGTATTGCGATCGCATCCAAATATTCAGGAATGTGCCGTGGTGGGGGTTGCAGATATAGAGTGGGGCGAACGGGTTTGTGCGGCGTTAGTATTGCAAGGGTCACAACCTTTAACATTAGAATCTTTTAGAAGTTGGGCAAAAGAGCGATTGGCTGTTTATAAAGTGCCAACCCAAATTTTGATAGTTGAAGAATTACCGCGCAATGCGATGGGGAAAGTTACTAAGCCGACAGTGGTTGAGCTATTTAAATAA
- a CDS encoding CorA family divalent cation transporter, with protein sequence MLILLTFYPDNLEIFTHRDVDTVLKRIDASQNIWLRCVQFRDRTGTAKIIKHFGLNPSRVNMIFNHSPLGIDEDVEDCLFDSYEILTAQIKNNEFEVVRGNIVVGNNFIISFEITELKILSVLANNLQKRTLDIQKLGIDYLFYLIFKDILNNYEAVFTYISRKLDDLEDEVLDNSGDESTYQKIATMRQSTRSGRRNFQSIKLLMAIMDNEDFQWIGQPVKELFNQELVHHVDKLWQEYQAIRAWMSELMEIQRDNIASKTGERINRLTILSTVFLPITFMSGFYGMNFKYMPELEQPWAYPAVIGVMILIVICSIAYAKKQRWL encoded by the coding sequence ATGCTAATTCTCCTCACTTTTTATCCAGATAACCTGGAAATATTCACTCATAGGGATGTCGATACGGTGCTGAAAAGAATTGATGCTTCTCAGAATATTTGGTTACGCTGTGTTCAGTTCCGCGATCGCACTGGAACGGCTAAAATTATCAAGCACTTTGGACTCAATCCATCTCGTGTTAACATGATTTTCAACCATTCCCCTCTAGGAATTGATGAAGACGTAGAAGATTGTTTATTTGATAGCTATGAAATTCTAACTGCTCAAATAAAAAATAATGAGTTTGAGGTTGTGCGTGGCAACATTGTCGTTGGAAATAATTTTATTATATCTTTTGAAATCACTGAACTAAAAATCTTAAGTGTTCTAGCTAATAATCTCCAAAAACGAACTCTGGATATTCAAAAGCTAGGAATTGACTATCTTTTCTATTTAATCTTTAAAGATATTTTGAATAATTACGAAGCTGTATTTACTTATATTTCTAGAAAACTTGATGATTTAGAAGATGAAGTTTTAGATAATTCTGGTGATGAATCAACGTATCAAAAAATTGCCACGATGAGGCAATCTACTCGTTCAGGACGGCGTAATTTTCAAAGCATCAAATTACTTATGGCTATTATGGATAATGAAGATTTCCAGTGGATCGGCCAGCCAGTGAAAGAACTATTCAATCAAGAATTGGTTCATCACGTTGATAAACTCTGGCAAGAATATCAAGCTATAAGAGCCTGGATGTCAGAATTAATGGAAATTCAACGTGATAATATTGCTAGTAAAACAGGTGAACGAATTAATCGCCTAACTATCCTCTCGACCGTATTCTTACCAATTACGTTCATGTCTGGTTTCTATGGTATGAACTTCAAATATATGCCGGAATTAGAGCAACCTTGGGCTTATCCTGCTGTAATCGGCGTAATGATCTTAATTGTGATTTGTAGTATTGCTTATGCTAAAAAACAACGTTGGTTATAG
- a CDS encoding tetratricopeptide repeat protein produces MPIHLLDGRYLILKVLNDGEKAKTYLVEDAILPESQFVVKQLRSPSGNSQALTILPRLFASKAETLEKLGQEYDQIQKLIAYFEENEEFYIVQEFIPGNPFTEEIIQGQTLREDQIIYLLSEILEILVIVHSLGVIHRNIKPANIIRRESDKKLVLVDFSNFNEAITNNAENIQYMPIEQVNGNVKYNSDIYALGMVAIAAILGLPANEISNLQNQKNRLTGEILWYNKNIKISKKLVKIINKMVRLDYRKRYQYATEVLDDLKKLTDVEVPQKQSAKKLLIVLAGIAGLIILGVGVRFLNSPKPISNAQKELYQEGLDKYDAGNYEGAVKDFNHVIELDPKNSLAYNKRGDAYYRLGDYEQAQADSSQAILLNPQDGNAYFDRGFAFSELGKYKEAIADYTQAIKLNSDDAYAYYGRGLTRVQLKDNKGAIGDFSKAIALKPQYTEAYLQRGIIRRRLRLKQGAIEDFDTVIKINPSDAKAYYQRALTQSINKQKYAALKDYTDAININPKYIEAYLNRGDVFSDLGNKVEATEDYNTILQIDPKFIAAYIHRGIHRFSFGDYKGAIEDYSEALKLDPNNIAAYNNRGNAYLELGNKKAANQDYSQAIAINANNALAYYNRGVIRTKQKNKQGAIADFKKAAKLFQQQGEKDSYQDAQREIAILQNNSAPAKASRPKSGKMEKN; encoded by the coding sequence ATGCCTATTCATTTACTAGATGGCCGTTACCTAATACTGAAAGTTCTGAATGATGGGGAAAAGGCAAAAACCTATCTAGTTGAAGATGCGATTCTTCCTGAGAGCCAATTTGTCGTCAAGCAGTTACGTAGTCCTAGCGGCAATTCTCAAGCTTTAACTATCCTGCCTCGCTTGTTTGCCAGTAAAGCAGAAACTTTAGAAAAACTAGGGCAGGAATACGACCAAATTCAGAAGCTAATTGCTTATTTTGAAGAAAACGAAGAATTCTATATAGTTCAAGAATTCATCCCTGGTAATCCTTTTACTGAGGAAATTATCCAGGGACAAACTCTGAGGGAAGACCAAATAATTTATCTTTTATCAGAGATATTAGAGATTTTGGTGATTGTACATAGCTTAGGTGTTATTCACCGGAATATTAAACCAGCAAATATTATTCGCAGAGAGTCAGATAAAAAATTAGTGTTGGTTGATTTTAGTAATTTTAATGAAGCCATAACTAATAACGCTGAAAATATCCAATATATGCCTATAGAACAAGTTAACGGCAACGTTAAATATAACAGTGATATATATGCTTTAGGTATGGTTGCGATCGCAGCAATTTTAGGTTTACCTGCAAACGAAATATCTAATTTGCAAAATCAAAAAAATCGCCTGACTGGTGAAATACTTTGGTATAACAAAAATATAAAAATCAGCAAAAAGCTAGTAAAAATTATCAATAAAATGGTGCGTTTGGACTATCGGAAGCGCTACCAGTATGCAACCGAAGTTTTAGATGACCTGAAAAAGTTAACAGATGTTGAAGTTCCGCAAAAACAGTCGGCTAAAAAATTATTAATAGTTTTGGCTGGGATAGCTGGCTTAATCATACTTGGTGTAGGAGTGCGGTTTTTAAATTCGCCAAAACCTATCAGTAATGCTCAAAAAGAATTATATCAAGAAGGGCTAGATAAATATGATGCAGGAAATTATGAAGGAGCAGTTAAAGATTTCAATCACGTGATTGAATTAGATCCGAAAAATTCTTTAGCTTATAATAAGCGAGGCGATGCTTATTATCGATTAGGAGACTATGAGCAAGCGCAAGCAGATTCTAGTCAGGCCATTTTACTCAATCCTCAAGATGGTAATGCCTATTTTGACCGAGGATTTGCTTTTTCGGAATTAGGCAAATACAAAGAAGCGATCGCAGACTATACCCAAGCGATTAAGTTAAACTCTGATGATGCTTATGCTTACTATGGGCGAGGCTTAACCCGTGTTCAATTGAAAGATAATAAAGGGGCAATTGGAGATTTTAGTAAAGCGATCGCCCTCAAGCCTCAGTATACTGAAGCCTATTTACAACGAGGGATTATCCGCCGTCGCCTCAGACTCAAGCAAGGGGCAATCGAAGATTTTGATACAGTAATTAAGATTAATCCTAGTGATGCCAAAGCTTATTATCAAAGGGCTTTAACTCAATCTATTAATAAACAAAAATATGCAGCCCTTAAAGATTACACTGATGCCATTAACATTAATCCAAAATATATAGAAGCATATCTTAATCGAGGTGATGTTTTCAGCGATCTGGGAAATAAAGTCGAAGCTACTGAAGATTACAATACTATTTTACAGATTGACCCTAAATTTATTGCCGCTTATATTCACAGAGGTATTCACCGCTTTTCTTTCGGAGATTATAAAGGCGCTATTGAAGATTACAGCGAAGCTCTGAAACTAGATCCTAATAATATAGCAGCTTACAACAATCGTGGTAACGCTTATCTTGAACTGGGAAATAAAAAAGCTGCCAATCAAGATTATTCACAAGCGATCGCAATTAATGCTAACAATGCCTTAGCCTACTATAATCGGGGTGTGATTCGCACCAAGCAGAAAAATAAACAGGGAGCGATCGCAGATTTTAAAAAAGCTGCAAAACTGTTCCAGCAGCAAGGCGAAAAAGATAGTTATCAAGATGCACAGAGAGAAATTGCAATTCTGCAAAATAATTCCGCACCAGCGAAAGCTTCTCGTCCTAAATCGGGAAAAATGGAAAAAAACTGA
- a CDS encoding aspartate kinase: MALIVQKYGGTSVGSVERIQAVAQRVYKTVQAGNSLVVVVSAMGKTTDGLVKLANEISSNPNRREMDMLLSTGEQVTIALLSMALQELGQPAISMTGAQVGIVTEAEHSRARILHIDTTRLCRHINAGKVVVVAGFQGTSNAGEMEITTLGRGGSDTSAVAIAAALRANFCEIYTDVPGILTTDPRLVAEAQLMDDITCDEMLELASLGAKVLHPRAVEIARNYGVPLVVRSSWTDQPGTWVTSAKPQGRSLINLEIARPVDAVEFDTDQAKVALLRVPDKPGVAARLFGEISRQKVDVDLIIQSIHEGNSNDIAFTVTTPILKRAEAVAAAIAPALRNPSNPKSDEAEVMLEHNIAKVSIAGAGMIGRPGVAAKMFATLAEAGVNIQMISTSEVKVSCVVNAAECDRAVTALRTAFEIEAGEQGSRGAGESACIDSPVPLCPSAPLPNCPPVRGVALDLNQARLAIRQLPDRPGMAAKLFGLLAQHNISVDMIIQSQRCRVIDGVPRRDIAFTVSRIDGESAKKMLTQVAAELGWGEVVLDSAIAKVSIVGAGMVGQPGVAAKMFEALAQHQINIQMIATSEIKISCVVAQEQGVKALQAIHAAFGLAGSEKVVVPA, translated from the coding sequence ATGGCGCTCATAGTTCAGAAATACGGTGGTACATCTGTCGGTTCAGTGGAACGCATTCAAGCTGTCGCACAGCGTGTTTATAAAACTGTCCAAGCTGGAAACTCTCTGGTAGTAGTGGTTTCGGCAATGGGCAAAACCACCGATGGACTCGTCAAACTAGCTAATGAAATTTCTTCCAATCCTAACCGCCGGGAAATGGATATGCTGCTTTCCACAGGCGAACAAGTAACCATCGCCTTACTCAGCATGGCTTTGCAGGAACTCGGACAACCAGCAATTTCCATGACTGGCGCTCAGGTAGGAATTGTTACCGAAGCTGAACACAGCCGCGCTCGAATTTTGCATATTGACACTACTCGCCTCTGTCGCCACATAAATGCAGGTAAAGTAGTTGTTGTAGCAGGGTTCCAAGGCACATCCAACGCTGGGGAGATGGAAATTACAACTTTGGGGCGCGGTGGTTCTGACACTTCGGCGGTAGCGATCGCAGCCGCATTACGAGCTAACTTTTGTGAGATTTATACAGATGTTCCAGGGATTCTAACTACAGACCCCCGCTTAGTTGCCGAAGCCCAATTGATGGATGACATCACCTGCGATGAAATGTTGGAACTAGCTAGCTTGGGTGCAAAAGTGCTGCATCCCCGTGCTGTAGAAATTGCTCGTAACTATGGTGTTCCCCTTGTCGTTAGGTCTAGCTGGACGGATCAACCAGGTACTTGGGTGACATCAGCCAAACCCCAAGGGCGATCGCTAATCAATCTAGAAATTGCCCGTCCGGTGGATGCTGTAGAATTTGACACTGACCAAGCAAAAGTAGCATTGTTGCGCGTACCTGATAAACCCGGTGTAGCAGCCAGGTTATTTGGCGAAATTTCCCGACAAAAAGTAGATGTAGATTTGATTATTCAGTCTATTCATGAAGGTAACAGTAATGACATTGCCTTTACTGTCACCACCCCAATCTTAAAACGGGCAGAAGCAGTAGCAGCAGCGATCGCCCCAGCCCTGAGAAATCCATCTAACCCCAAATCTGATGAAGCCGAGGTAATGCTAGAACATAACATTGCCAAAGTCAGTATCGCAGGCGCAGGAATGATTGGCCGTCCCGGTGTGGCTGCAAAAATGTTCGCTACCTTAGCTGAAGCTGGCGTGAATATTCAAATGATTTCCACCAGCGAAGTGAAAGTAAGTTGCGTAGTCAACGCCGCCGAATGCGATCGCGCCGTCACCGCACTCCGCACCGCCTTTGAAATAGAGGCAGGGGAGCAGGGGAGCAGGGGAGCAGGGGAGAGTGCATGTATAGATTCCCCTGTGCCCCTGTGCCCCTCCGCCCCCCTGCCCAATTGTCCTCCCGTTCGCGGTGTTGCTTTAGATTTGAATCAAGCGCGTCTCGCTATTCGCCAATTACCAGATCGTCCGGGGATGGCGGCGAAGTTATTTGGATTATTAGCGCAACACAATATCAGCGTTGACATGATTATTCAATCTCAGCGCTGTCGGGTGATTGATGGTGTTCCCAGGAGAGATATTGCTTTTACAGTCTCGCGGATAGACGGGGAAAGTGCCAAAAAAATGCTTACCCAAGTAGCGGCAGAGTTAGGATGGGGCGAAGTTGTTTTAGATAGTGCGATCGCTAAAGTGAGTATTGTTGGTGCAGGTATGGTAGGACAACCAGGTGTTGCTGCCAAAATGTTTGAGGCGCTAGCCCAACACCAAATTAATATTCAAATGATTGCGACCTCAGAAATAAAAATTAGTTGTGTCGTAGCACAAGAGCAAGGTGTTAAAGCTTTGCAAGCCATTCATGCCGCTTTTGGACTAGCTGGTAGTGAGAAAGTTGTCGTGCCAGCATAG
- a CDS encoding Uma2 family endonuclease: MIASPQQNYLTVEEYLQMEEQSNIKHEYIDGYIYAMAGALDPHVTIALNLASLLRNHVRGSGCRVYIADMKARIESLNRFYYPDVMVTCDQRDQETPGYKRFPCLIVEVLSNSTEAFDRGDKFADYQTLESLQEYVLINTKRQRVECFRRNEQGLWVLQSYTAEHQSFRLNSVDFEETMAALYEDVVFE; this comes from the coding sequence ATGATAGCCTCGCCCCAACAAAACTACCTCACTGTTGAAGAATACCTCCAAATGGAGGAACAGAGCAATATCAAGCATGAATATATAGACGGCTACATCTATGCAATGGCTGGAGCGCTTGATCCACACGTCACCATTGCTCTTAACCTGGCATCTCTCCTCCGTAATCATGTGCGCGGCTCTGGTTGTCGTGTTTACATCGCTGACATGAAAGCCCGAATCGAATCTCTGAATCGCTTTTATTATCCCGATGTGATGGTTACTTGCGATCAACGAGATCAAGAAACGCCAGGTTATAAAAGATTTCCCTGTTTAATTGTCGAAGTTTTATCTAATTCTACCGAAGCATTTGACCGAGGTGATAAATTCGCCGATTATCAAACACTGGAAAGTCTGCAAGAGTATGTTTTAATTAATACAAAACGTCAGCGAGTTGAGTGTTTTCGACGCAATGAGCAAGGGTTGTGGGTTTTACAATCCTATACAGCAGAACATCAATCATTTAGACTCAACAGCGTGGATTTTGAGGAAACAATGGCAGCACTTTACGAAGATGTGGTTTTTGAATAA
- a CDS encoding AbrB/MazE/SpoVT family DNA-binding domain-containing protein has translation MASATITTKGQVTIPKEIRDYLNLDTGSKVDFVIDENGIVKLIPLNISIKSLSGILHRPGMKSATLEEMETAIKEGSSDWT, from the coding sequence ATGGCTAGTGCTACCATCACCACTAAAGGGCAAGTAACTATTCCTAAAGAAATTAGGGATTATCTTAACCTTGATACAGGTAGTAAGGTTGATTTTGTCATTGATGAAAATGGAATAGTTAAATTAATTCCCCTGAATATCTCTATCAAAAGTTTATCAGGGATTTTACACCGTCCGGGCATGAAAAGCGCAACTTTAGAAGAAATGGAAACTGCAATTAAAGAAGGCTCAAGTGATTGGACTTGA
- a CDS encoding type II toxin-antitoxin system VapC family toxin: protein MIGLDTNILVRYLTKDDEKQWEQAAEIIEGGEQCFVANIVICELVWVLRSNTYQFSREEISNTIELMVQCSVFELENRSLVYQALQRFKQGSADSSDYLIGAIAQDYGCSSTVTFDRKLRSERGFDLFE from the coding sequence GTGATTGGACTTGATACAAATATTTTAGTGCGCTACTTGACAAAAGATGATGAAAAGCAGTGGGAGCAAGCTGCTGAAATTATCGAAGGGGGAGAGCAATGTTTTGTTGCTAATATAGTTATTTGTGAATTGGTTTGGGTTTTACGGAGTAATACTTATCAATTTAGTAGGGAAGAAATTAGTAACACTATAGAATTAATGGTGCAATGTTCGGTATTTGAGCTAGAAAATCGCTCTTTAGTTTATCAAGCATTACAAAGATTTAAGCAGGGAAGTGCAGATTCTTCTGATTATTTAATTGGGGCGATTGCTCAAGATTATGGTTGTAGTTCAACTGTGACATTTGACAGAAAGTTGAGAAGCGAAAGGGGATTTGATTTATTTGAGTAA